Below is a genomic region from Microbulbifer sp. ALW1.
CAGTTGAGCTGGATGATGCGGTCCGTCAGGTTTTGATGTCGCTGGACTGGCCGACCAATTTACGCGGGCTAAGCGCCCATTTGCAGGGTGCTTTGGCGCATGCAGAAGGCGGCGCAAATCAGAGTGCCCGGAGCAACGTCATCAGCCTGGCAGACTTGCCTGCGGCCGCCATGGCAGAGCAGTTACCTTGGCAGGACTGGGGGCGCGGGCTGACCCTGCGCCAGCGGATGGACAAGGTCGAGCGGGCCATTCTGGAAGAAATGTTACAGGCGCTGCCCGCAGGCCAGCAGTCGACAAGAACGCTGGCCCGGCAGCTGGGTATTTCCCACACTGCCGTTGCCAATAAGCTGCGTAAATACGGACTGGGCTAGGCTGGATCGGTTAAAGAATACTGGTTAGTTTGGCGTATTGTCGGGGCCTAACGCTTGATATTGCCCAGCAGTATGTCCTTGAACATCACAAAGTCACCCCACAGGGAGTAGAAGGGATTTTTGAAGGTGGCCGGGCGATTGTGTTCGAAAAAGAAATGCCCCACCCAGGCAAAACCGTAGCCAGCAACAGGCAATACGGCGAGCAATAGCCATTGTTGTGTAATGACCGCGGTG
It encodes:
- a CDS encoding DUF962 domain-containing protein, whose amino-acid sequence is MTDSAMTEPETQKDAPRFDSFKAFYPYYLREHSNLTCRRLHFVGTGLVIGLLITAVITQQWLLLAVLPVAGYGFAWVGHFFFEHNRPATFKNPFYSLWGDFVMFKDILLGNIKR